The Bacillus sp. 2205SS5-2 DNA segment ATAACGAAAGGAGGAAGCAGAGATGAAGAAATTTGGTTTAGCTGTTCTTGGGATAGTAGCAGGGATTGTGTTGATTGCCAATATCGGACCTATGATCGGATTAGCAATTAGTTTGGTGATTCTGTACTTCTCGTTTAAAGAGTTTATGAAAACGGAGTCCACAGGAGCTAAAGTTTTCTGGGCAGTCGTTGGATTAATTGCTTTAAGTATGACCGCAGCTAGTGCACCAGCAATATTAGGTGTGGCTGCAATCTACATTTTATATATTGTGTATAAAAAGTGGAATCAAACTAAAGAAAAAGTTGTTCGAGAAGAGGCGGATCCATTCACTAGTTTTGAAAAAGAATGGGCAAAGTTAAAACAAAACCACTAAAAGGAGAGAGTGACCATGGCAAACTTATTCAAACGAATTCGTCACACTGTAGAAGCGGATTTAAATGAAATTCTTGATCAAAAAGAACAAAATAACCCGATCGCGCTATTAAATCAATACTTACGTGATTGTGAAAAAGAAGTAGAAAAAACAAGAAAGCTTGTGGAAAGACAGTATCTTTTAAAACAAGAGTTTATGAAGGAGCTACAAGAAGCTCAATCATTGGCTACGAAAAGACAACATCAAGCGGAAATTGCTGAAAAGGCAGGAGAACAAGAGTTGCATGAATTTGCTCAGCGGGAATATCTTGTGTATCAAGAGCGTTCTCAACGTTTAGAGGCTTCTTGTGCTAATGCATCTCAGCAGCTAGATGAGCTTGAGCGAAAGTACGAAGAAATGAAGCATAAATTGAAAGACATGCATATAAAACGTATGGAACTAATGGGAAAAGAAAATATTACAAGAGCTCATTACAAAATGAATCAAATGCTCGATGAGAACAAGCTGGAAAAGCATGCGATTCCACGCTATGAGGAAATGGAAAATTACTTAGAAAAGCTTGAGCATCATGTCAATAGTTCTTTCCATCGTCATACAATCGATGCGAAAATTGCTAAGCTAGAAAAAGACCTACAAACGAAAGAGTCAGAATCTGTTTCTTCTTAAATACTTAAAAATGCATTAAAGAAGATAGATAAAATTTTGAGTAGCGTTTCTTACAATTTTACGAACTCTTATTGAACAAAAAGTGGTATTCTAAAAAGGCGTAGTGCTTCTGCGCCTTTTTATCCCATTGACTTTATTCTCTAACTCTTACTGTTCTTAGTTAGTTACTAAAGGCTTTTTTCGTATATATTGTTGCGATTTCACCTAATGTTAGATTCAATCCTTGATTCTGTTGTTTATATTCATCAAAAATAGACAAATAACATCCGAAGCAAAACTATCTAACAGTATATTGACTGGTTCCAAAGCAACAATCTTTGCGAAAACAGCCTTATTTAAAGAGAAATGAATTGTAAGGAAGACAAATGTATAGAATGTGATGAGGATATTTGCAAAGCAACTACAGAAATAGGAGGTCTCCATGTGAATATAAAAGCTGATTTTATAAGCT contains these protein-coding regions:
- a CDS encoding lmo0954 family membrane protein; this encodes MKKFGLAVLGIVAGIVLIANIGPMIGLAISLVILYFSFKEFMKTESTGAKVFWAVVGLIALSMTAASAPAILGVAAIYILYIVYKKWNQTKEKVVREEADPFTSFEKEWAKLKQNH
- a CDS encoding PspA/IM30 family protein yields the protein MANLFKRIRHTVEADLNEILDQKEQNNPIALLNQYLRDCEKEVEKTRKLVERQYLLKQEFMKELQEAQSLATKRQHQAEIAEKAGEQELHEFAQREYLVYQERSQRLEASCANASQQLDELERKYEEMKHKLKDMHIKRMELMGKENITRAHYKMNQMLDENKLEKHAIPRYEEMENYLEKLEHHVNSSFHRHTIDAKIAKLEKDLQTKESESVSS